A stretch of Rubinisphaera margarita DNA encodes these proteins:
- a CDS encoding RsmB/NOP family class I SAM-dependent RNA methyltransferase, with translation MAGSQPLSAPAPRAMVRRQTSPAGPTLTFDADFMPQRKRPFRSRDKSRSRSRSRKPNPNQNRINKPETVRHAVFLLVEAHRIQKKLVRDLLTTMRIPDELKPQAGAWAERLIVRRRTIDHILKKCIARPADQVQEQLWTLLQMGASELLFGPTDVQHAAIDETVELCRLLDHDNWTQFANGVLRGVQRLMSEEVSDKPSARAYPLTAKEYRVLQEDIFPDPAENLTQYAGIAFSLSDPILREWSRRYEPDVLLTLCGATLRPAPMSVRVNRLAVEPEEWLKKCQTQGIEVTPTEFAGSYLIETRTRLSDLPGFAEGEFVVQDSTATMAARMLNPYPGGRVLDLCAGPGTKTTQLAELMLDRGELVACEVAPHRIEQIEDNIRRLNLTCIQTHQIERNSPEIPGEPFEAILVDAPCSNTGVLGKRPEARWRYSIPELHLLNELQMQLLDSAASYTTEDGRIVYSTCSIEPKENEGLVTRWLEQHPEFRCTDMAHRLPDGQRDGGFCARLERIEVETDEETPPESTDGE, from the coding sequence ATGGCGGGAAGCCAGCCGCTCTCTGCCCCGGCTCCTCGCGCGATGGTTCGTCGTCAGACATCGCCCGCCGGTCCTACTCTGACCTTCGACGCTGATTTTATGCCGCAACGAAAACGCCCGTTCCGCTCCCGCGACAAGTCTCGCAGCCGTTCCCGCTCGCGGAAACCGAACCCGAATCAGAATCGGATCAACAAGCCGGAAACCGTTCGGCACGCCGTTTTTCTGCTGGTGGAAGCGCATCGAATTCAGAAGAAGCTCGTCCGGGATCTGCTCACGACGATGCGGATTCCCGATGAACTCAAGCCGCAGGCCGGAGCCTGGGCCGAACGGCTCATTGTCCGCCGCCGCACGATCGATCACATTCTCAAGAAGTGTATCGCCCGCCCGGCCGATCAGGTGCAGGAGCAACTCTGGACCCTGCTCCAGATGGGAGCCAGCGAACTCCTCTTCGGGCCGACCGATGTGCAGCACGCCGCGATCGATGAAACGGTCGAACTCTGCCGTCTGCTCGATCACGACAACTGGACCCAGTTCGCCAACGGCGTGCTTCGCGGCGTCCAGCGTCTGATGAGCGAAGAAGTGTCCGACAAGCCGAGCGCCCGCGCTTACCCCCTGACCGCCAAAGAATACCGGGTCCTCCAGGAAGATATCTTCCCGGATCCCGCCGAGAACCTGACCCAGTACGCCGGGATCGCCTTCAGCCTGTCCGATCCGATTCTCCGTGAATGGAGTCGTCGCTACGAACCGGATGTCCTGCTCACTCTGTGCGGAGCCACTTTGCGGCCCGCGCCGATGTCCGTTCGCGTGAACCGGCTGGCGGTCGAACCGGAGGAATGGCTGAAGAAGTGCCAGACTCAGGGCATCGAGGTGACACCGACAGAATTCGCCGGCTCCTATCTGATTGAGACTCGAACACGGCTGAGCGATCTGCCCGGATTTGCCGAAGGAGAGTTCGTTGTCCAGGACAGCACGGCGACCATGGCCGCACGCATGTTGAACCCCTACCCCGGCGGTCGCGTGCTTGATTTGTGCGCCGGCCCCGGCACGAAGACCACTCAGCTGGCCGAACTGATGCTCGATCGGGGCGAACTCGTCGCCTGTGAAGTGGCTCCGCATCGTATCGAACAGATCGAAGACAACATCAGACGACTCAACCTGACCTGTATCCAGACTCATCAGATCGAACGCAACTCGCCGGAGATCCCCGGAGAGCCGTTCGAAGCCATCCTCGTCGATGCCCCCTGCAGCAACACCGGTGTTCTCGGCAAACGTCCCGAAGCTCGCTGGCGATATTCAATTCCAGAACTGCATCTGCTCAATGAGCTCCAGATGCAACTGCTCGATTCGGCCGCCAGCTACACCACCGAAGACGGACGTATCGTCTATTCGACATGCAGCATCGAGCCGAAAGAGAACGAAGGTCTCGTCACTCGCTGGCTCGAACAGCATCCGGAGTTTCGGTGCACCGATATGGCCCATCGTCTCCCTGACGGTCAGCGCGATGGCGGCTTCTGTGCACGACTGGAACGGATTGAGGTCGAAACGGACGAGGAAACTCCACCCGAGTCGACCGATGGCGAGTGA